The Herbaspirillum sp. RTI4 genome has a segment encoding these proteins:
- the motA gene encoding flagellar motor stator protein MotA encodes MFVIIGYVIVCFSVFGGFAMGGGHLGALFQPLELLMIGGAGAGAFMVGNTTTAIKATIKALPGIFKGSRYNKALYMELMSMLFEILTKARKEGLMSIESDIEDPHASAIFSKYSNVIADHHLIEFLTDYLRLMVSGNMDAFQIENLMDNEIETHHHEGEVPAHCIAKLGDGLPAFGIVAAVMGVVHTMESVGIPPSELGMLIAHALVGTFLGILLAYGFVGPLSGLLEQKLHESTKVFQCVKVALLASLNGYAPALSIEFGRKVLFSTDRPTFLELESHVKNSKNK; translated from the coding sequence TTGTTTGTCATCATTGGATATGTAATTGTTTGTTTCTCCGTTTTTGGCGGGTTTGCCATGGGCGGCGGGCATCTCGGCGCACTGTTTCAGCCGCTTGAATTGCTGATGATCGGCGGTGCCGGTGCCGGCGCTTTCATGGTGGGCAATACCACCACGGCAATCAAGGCGACGATCAAGGCATTGCCGGGTATTTTCAAAGGCTCTCGTTATAACAAAGCCTTGTACATGGAATTGATGTCGATGTTGTTTGAGATATTGACCAAGGCGCGCAAGGAAGGCTTGATGTCGATCGAAAGCGATATCGAAGACCCTCACGCCAGCGCCATCTTCAGCAAATACAGCAATGTCATCGCCGATCATCATCTGATTGAATTCCTGACCGATTACTTGCGCCTGATGGTATCGGGAAATATGGATGCGTTTCAAATCGAAAACCTGATGGATAACGAAATTGAAACCCATCATCATGAAGGCGAAGTTCCTGCGCATTGCATCGCCAAACTGGGCGATGGTTTGCCGGCTTTCGGTATCGTGGCGGCGGTGATGGGGGTGGTGCATACGATGGAGTCGGTGGGTATTCCACCGTCCGAGCTGGGCATGCTGATCGCGCATGCGCTGGTGGGTACCTTCCTGGGTATTTTGCTAGCCTACGGTTTTGTTGGTCCTCTTTCGGGATTGCTGGAGCAGAAGCTGCACGAATCCACCAAAGTATTTCAATGCGTCAAAGTAGCCTTACTCGCCAGTCTGAACGGCTACGCGCCGGCGCTATCGATTGAGTTTGGACGCAAGGTTTTATTCTCCACCGATCGTCCGACGTTTCTGGAACTGGAATCGCACGTTAAAAACTCCAAAAACAAGTAA
- a CDS encoding response regulator: MAKTILAVDDSGSLRQMVVFSLKAAGYQVVEAVDGQDGLEKAKAQTFDLVLTDQNMPRMDGLTFIRSLRALTSYQKIPILMLTTEFSEEMKAKGKAAGANGWLVKPFDPQRLTEVVKKVIG, encoded by the coding sequence ATGGCAAAAACGATACTTGCAGTGGATGATTCTGGTTCATTGCGTCAGATGGTGGTGTTCAGTCTGAAGGCTGCCGGTTATCAGGTCGTCGAAGCAGTTGATGGACAGGATGGTCTGGAAAAAGCGAAGGCTCAAACTTTTGATTTGGTGCTGACCGATCAAAACATGCCGCGCATGGATGGTCTGACATTTATTCGTTCTTTGCGCGCCCTGACGAGCTATCAAAAAATACCCATCCTGATGCTCACGACAGAGTTCAGTGAGGAAATGAAAGCCAAAGGTAAAGCAGCGGGTGCGAACGGTTGGCTGGTCAAACCTTTCGATCCGCAGCGATTGACCGAAGTCGTCAAAAAAGTCATCGGTTAG
- a CDS encoding chemotaxis protein, producing the protein MTNTKMLHEIKRMLFDVAGGGSRQLTEVETDLLQTNILLSEAIDKLGASFILLHQSVRNQQDTMELLLDPRQLAVPQLKDRLKEMGNDIDTQVNSVVTCLQFQDMTSQLIERILKRVIGLRNVLGVLETSSFEFSAENEETEAVVDLLRATNLTMEEQLIALENGLWKTVRQKHMQSGDIDLF; encoded by the coding sequence ATGACCAATACAAAAATGCTGCATGAGATCAAACGAATGCTGTTTGACGTCGCCGGAGGCGGCAGCAGGCAGCTGACGGAAGTCGAAACCGACTTATTGCAGACCAATATTCTGCTGTCGGAAGCGATCGATAAGTTGGGTGCCAGTTTCATCTTGCTGCATCAATCCGTGCGCAATCAACAAGACACGATGGAACTGCTGCTCGATCCCCGGCAATTGGCCGTTCCTCAACTCAAGGATCGTCTCAAGGAGATGGGTAACGATATCGATACGCAAGTTAACTCAGTCGTTACCTGTCTTCAGTTTCAGGATATGACTAGTCAGTTGATCGAGCGCATTCTCAAGCGGGTGATTGGTTTGCGCAATGTGCTCGGTGTGCTTGAAACCAGCAGCTTTGAATTTTCCGCAGAGAATGAAGAAACCGAGGCCGTGGTGGATCTTTTGAGGGCAACCAATCTGACGATGGAAGAACAATTGATAGCACTTGAAAACGGTTTATGGAAAACAGTTCGTCAAAAACACATGCAAAGTGGCGACATAGATTTGTTTTAG
- a CDS encoding class I poly(R)-hydroxyalkanoic acid synthase gives MSMDKPDYLAAWLSQYADPQKWNLPVAMPSGIAPVVPDLEETLKSFDISLDQAQTLKLQQEYIEQYSALCSDMAAAREPALTDKRFSAPAWHSSAYFAFQAASYQLNAHFLNAMAETVQAQPKVKQRIRFAVQQMVDALSPANFLATNPDAQQKIIDTQGESLTQGITQMIADMGKGHISLTDETAFEIGKNVATTAGAVVFENPLFQLIQYAPLTKTVHQKPLLIVPPCINKFYILDLQPQNSLVRYAVEQGHTVFLVSWRNADASLEQATWDDYISKAAIEAIHVVQNISGQAQINALGFCVGGTILSCALAALYARGEKPLASLTLLTAFLDFSDVGAIDVYIDEMQLAMREQKIGQGGLMAGGDFSSAFSSLRPNDLLWNYVESNYLKGEAPTPFDLLYWNADSTNLPGPMFCYYLRQMYLENALKTPNRLTMTGESIDLRKIDAPCFIYASREDHIVPWKSAYASTSLLNPGKPKKNRFVLGASGHIAGVINPPPKNKRCYWINEAPAADAESWLAGAEEHPGSWWGAWSEFLSGHAGKMVAAPRKPGAAAYPAIESAPGRYVKVRAV, from the coding sequence ATGAGCATGGATAAGCCCGATTATTTAGCCGCATGGCTGTCGCAGTATGCGGATCCACAAAAATGGAACCTGCCGGTCGCCATGCCGTCTGGCATTGCGCCCGTTGTCCCAGACTTAGAAGAAACGCTGAAATCCTTCGACATCAGCCTCGACCAAGCGCAAACGCTCAAATTGCAGCAAGAATATATTGAGCAGTATTCTGCCCTTTGCAGCGATATGGCCGCCGCGCGCGAACCGGCGCTGACCGACAAACGCTTCTCGGCTCCTGCCTGGCACTCCAGCGCCTACTTCGCTTTTCAGGCGGCCAGCTATCAGTTAAACGCTCACTTTTTAAATGCGATGGCCGAGACGGTACAGGCGCAGCCGAAAGTGAAGCAGCGCATTCGCTTCGCAGTACAGCAAATGGTCGATGCCTTATCGCCGGCCAATTTTCTGGCGACTAACCCGGACGCACAGCAAAAAATCATCGATACGCAAGGCGAAAGTCTGACGCAAGGCATCACGCAAATGATTGCCGATATGGGTAAAGGCCATATTTCCCTGACCGATGAAACCGCATTCGAGATCGGCAAAAATGTCGCGACGACAGCCGGCGCGGTGGTGTTTGAAAATCCGCTGTTCCAGTTAATTCAATACGCGCCGCTGACGAAAACCGTGCATCAGAAGCCGCTGCTGATCGTTCCACCGTGCATCAACAAATTTTATATTCTCGATTTGCAGCCGCAAAATTCGCTCGTTCGTTACGCGGTAGAGCAGGGGCATACCGTGTTCCTCGTTTCGTGGCGCAATGCCGATGCCTCGCTGGAACAAGCGACCTGGGATGACTACATCAGCAAGGCCGCCATCGAGGCAATTCACGTTGTGCAAAACATCAGCGGACAAGCGCAGATCAACGCGTTGGGATTTTGTGTCGGCGGAACCATTTTGTCTTGTGCGCTGGCGGCGCTTTACGCCCGAGGTGAAAAGCCGCTGGCGAGTCTGACGCTACTGACGGCCTTCCTCGATTTTTCAGATGTCGGCGCGATCGACGTCTATATCGACGAAATGCAACTGGCGATGCGCGAACAAAAAATAGGGCAGGGCGGACTGATGGCGGGCGGAGATTTTTCCAGCGCTTTTTCCAGTCTTCGTCCTAACGATTTGCTGTGGAATTACGTTGAGTCGAATTACCTCAAAGGCGAGGCCCCGACCCCCTTTGATTTGCTCTACTGGAATGCCGACAGTACCAATTTGCCCGGCCCGATGTTTTGCTATTACCTGCGGCAGATGTATCTGGAAAACGCCCTCAAAACACCGAATCGCCTGACGATGACCGGAGAGTCTATCGATTTGCGAAAAATCGATGCGCCCTGTTTTATTTATGCCTCGCGCGAGGATCACATTGTTCCCTGGAAATCGGCATACGCATCGACGTCGCTGCTTAACCCGGGCAAGCCAAAGAAAAACCGTTTCGTGTTGGGCGCTTCCGGTCATATCGCCGGCGTGATTAATCCCCCACCGAAAAACAAGCGTTGTTACTGGATCAATGAGGCTCCTGCTGCGGATGCGGAAAGCTGGCTGGCCGGTGCTGAAGAACATCCGGGAAGCTGGTGGGGCGCATGGTCTGAATTTCTATCCGGTCATGCCGGGAAAATGGTCGCTGCGCCGCGCAAGCCGGGCGCTGCCGCTTATCCGGCGATTGAATCTGCGCCAGGTCGCTACGTTAAGGTAAGAGCGGTCTGA
- a CDS encoding class I SAM-dependent methyltransferase: MFISLLAVALISLSDFALENYAGIVFPRWLNVLLQGLVAAIIARARGMAMWWWGILLIFPGAAALVNAWQLPPLFFFVGFIFLLLLFWSTFRSQVPFYPSRPSTWAAVASVLPSGRPLRFIDIGSGLGGLVLNLARVRPDSHFVGIEIAPLPWLISRLRAFFTGSASSFVLGNYHALDFAGYDVIFAYLSPAAMVQLWDKASREMVTGSILLSYEFLIPEVPPDFVIQPRPGSPILYGWHM, from the coding sequence TTGTTCATTTCCCTTTTGGCCGTGGCGCTTATCAGTCTGTCTGATTTTGCGTTGGAAAATTATGCCGGAATAGTTTTTCCTCGCTGGCTCAATGTTTTGCTACAGGGATTGGTTGCCGCGATCATTGCCCGGGCGCGTGGAATGGCCATGTGGTGGTGGGGCATCCTGTTGATCTTTCCTGGTGCTGCCGCGCTCGTGAATGCATGGCAATTACCGCCACTATTCTTCTTTGTGGGATTCATTTTTCTCCTGCTCCTGTTCTGGAGCACGTTCCGCAGTCAGGTTCCTTTTTACCCTTCGCGTCCGTCGACATGGGCTGCCGTCGCGAGTGTGCTGCCATCTGGACGACCCTTGCGTTTTATCGACATAGGCAGCGGTTTGGGAGGCTTGGTATTGAATCTGGCGCGAGTCCGCCCCGACAGTCATTTTGTCGGTATAGAAATTGCCCCGCTGCCTTGGTTGATCAGCCGTCTGCGTGCATTTTTCACCGGTAGCGCGAGTAGTTTTGTACTTGGTAATTACCATGCCCTGGATTTCGCCGGGTACGACGTCATTTTCGCGTATCTGTCACCGGCAGCGATGGTGCAATTGTGGGACAAGGCATCCCGGGAAATGGTAACCGGTAGCATCTTGCTCAGTTATGAATTCCTGATACCGGAGGTGCCTCCCGATTTTGTGATTCAGCCTCGACCAGGGTCGCCGATTTTGTACGGTTGGCATATGTAA
- the flhD gene encoding flagellar transcriptional regulator FlhD produces the protein MDTNDMMGEIRDANLSYLMLAQQMVRSDKATAIFRLGISGEIAELLIGLSNAQILRLADTNMMLTRFRFDDVAILGMLTNYNKDKNLAQSHAAILMAGQPIEEIQ, from the coding sequence ATGGACACAAACGATATGATGGGCGAGATTCGCGACGCTAATCTGAGCTATCTGATGCTGGCACAGCAAATGGTCCGTTCCGACAAGGCAACTGCCATTTTCCGCCTCGGTATCAGCGGTGAAATCGCCGAACTCCTGATCGGTCTGAGCAACGCCCAAATCCTCCGTCTGGCCGATACCAATATGATGCTGACCCGCTTTCGCTTCGACGATGTGGCGATATTGGGGATGTTGACCAATTACAACAAAGATAAAAATCTCGCCCAGTCGCATGCGGCGATTTTGATGGCAGGCCAACCGATAGAGGAAATTCAATAA
- the phaR gene encoding polyhydroxyalkanoate synthesis repressor PhaR — translation MSKAKKSTERLIKKYPNRRLYDTQTSSYITLSDVKQLVLEDDVFTVVDAKTSDDLTRSILLQIILEEESHGMPMFSSAALTQIIRYYGHAMQGMMGSYLEENIQAFIDIQNKLTGNSKGLSDGKPFSPEMWTQFMNVQGPMMQGMMSNYIEQSKSLFIQMQEQMQSQTKNMFGNYAFVPTEPPNK, via the coding sequence ATGAGTAAAGCAAAGAAAAGCACTGAGCGCCTGATCAAGAAGTATCCCAATCGCCGCTTGTACGATACGCAAACCAGTTCTTACATCACCTTGTCCGATGTCAAACAGCTGGTGCTGGAGGACGATGTGTTTACCGTAGTGGACGCAAAAACCAGCGACGACCTGACACGCAGCATCCTGTTGCAGATTATTCTGGAAGAAGAGTCGCACGGCATGCCGATGTTTTCCAGCGCAGCCCTGACGCAAATTATTCGATATTACGGCCACGCCATGCAGGGCATGATGGGCTCGTATCTGGAAGAAAATATCCAGGCTTTCATTGATATTCAAAACAAGCTGACGGGAAATTCCAAAGGTCTGAGTGACGGCAAGCCCTTCAGTCCTGAAATGTGGACTCAGTTCATGAACGTCCAGGGGCCGATGATGCAGGGAATGATGAGCAACTACATCGAACAGAGCAAGAGCCTGTTCATCCAGATGCAGGAACAAATGCAAAGCCAGACCAAAAACATGTTCGGCAATTATGCTTTTGTCCCGACTGAGCCGCCAAACAAGTAA
- the motB gene encoding flagellar motor protein MotB, translating into MADEGLRPIIVKRIKKGGGGHHGGAWKIAYADFVTAMMAFFLLMWLLGSTAKGDLNGIAEFFKTPLKVAMAGGSGSGDASSILPGGGKDLTRQDGQLRRGQNDTPSKKTTQRAAKQEAQRIEMEKLKELKKRIEEAIEASPSLSQFKKQLLLDITTEGLRIQIVDEKNRPMFALAKADLQPYTRDILREIGKVLNDVPNKISLSGHTDATPYATGEKRYSNWELSADRANASRRELIAGGMDESKLLRVVGLSSAVLLDKEDPFNPINRRISIIVMNKETEEAIEKDSGALEVSTDADVKEGLAIPAGK; encoded by the coding sequence ATGGCCGATGAAGGGCTACGCCCCATTATCGTCAAACGCATCAAAAAAGGCGGTGGCGGCCATCATGGCGGCGCATGGAAGATTGCCTACGCCGATTTTGTGACGGCGATGATGGCGTTTTTTCTGCTGATGTGGCTGTTGGGTTCGACTGCCAAAGGCGATTTGAACGGTATTGCTGAATTTTTCAAGACGCCATTAAAGGTGGCTATGGCAGGCGGTTCTGGTAGCGGCGATGCGTCGAGTATCTTGCCGGGCGGGGGTAAGGATTTGACGCGGCAAGATGGCCAGCTGCGACGAGGTCAAAACGACACCCCTAGCAAGAAGACCACTCAACGCGCGGCCAAGCAGGAGGCGCAGCGCATTGAAATGGAAAAGCTCAAAGAATTGAAGAAGCGCATTGAAGAAGCAATCGAGGCCAGTCCGAGCCTGAGTCAGTTCAAGAAACAGCTCTTGCTCGACATCACAACCGAGGGGCTGCGGATACAGATTGTCGATGAAAAAAATCGTCCGATGTTTGCCTTGGCGAAAGCAGATTTGCAGCCTTACACCAGGGACATTCTGCGTGAAATTGGCAAGGTACTGAATGACGTGCCGAATAAAATCAGCTTGTCAGGACATACGGATGCGACTCCTTACGCGACCGGCGAAAAAAGATATAGCAACTGGGAGTTGTCGGCCGATCGCGCTAACGCCTCGCGTCGCGAACTGATTGCCGGCGGCATGGACGAGTCGAAGTTGCTGAGGGTGGTTGGTTTATCCTCCGCAGTTTTGCTGGACAAGGAAGATCCTTTCAATCCAATTAATCGCCGAATCAGCATTATCGTCATGAATAAAGAAACTGAAGAAGCAATTGAAAAAGACAGCGGCGCGTTGGAGGTATCCACTGATGCGGACGTAAAGGAAGGCTTGGCGATACCGGCCGGCAAATAA
- a CDS encoding 3-ketoacyl-ACP reductase gives MTKRIAYVTGGMGGIGTPICTRLCKDGYTVVAGCGPNSSRKAKWLTDMRAQGFDIHASEGNVADWESTKAAFEKVIAEIGPVDILVNNAGITRDVQFRKMTKTDWDSVIDTNLNSLFNVTKQVIEGMAERGWGRIINISSVNGQKGQFGQTNYSTAKAGIHGFTMALAQEVATKGVTVNTVSPGYVGTEMVRAIRPEVLEKIISGIPLKRLAEPEEIASIVAWIASDEGGYATGSDFSLNGGLHMG, from the coding sequence ATGACAAAACGCATCGCATACGTGACCGGTGGCATGGGTGGCATCGGCACCCCGATTTGTACCCGTCTGTGCAAGGACGGCTATACGGTAGTGGCGGGATGCGGTCCGAATTCTTCGCGCAAGGCAAAATGGCTGACCGACATGCGCGCACAGGGTTTTGATATCCATGCGTCGGAAGGCAATGTTGCTGATTGGGAATCGACCAAGGCGGCGTTTGAAAAGGTGATCGCTGAAATCGGCCCGGTTGATATTCTGGTCAACAATGCCGGCATTACGCGCGACGTTCAGTTTCGCAAGATGACCAAAACCGACTGGGATTCGGTGATCGATACCAACCTCAATTCTCTGTTCAATGTGACGAAGCAAGTCATCGAGGGAATGGCTGAACGCGGTTGGGGGCGGATCATCAATATCTCGTCGGTCAACGGTCAGAAAGGCCAGTTCGGGCAGACCAATTATTCCACCGCCAAGGCCGGCATTCACGGGTTTACGATGGCGCTGGCGCAAGAAGTGGCGACCAAAGGTGTGACGGTCAATACCGTATCGCCGGGTTATGTCGGAACCGAGATGGTGCGGGCGATTCGTCCGGAAGTACTGGAAAAAATCATCTCTGGTATTCCGCTCAAGCGCCTGGCTGAACCGGAAGAAATTGCCTCTATCGTAGCCTGGATTGCCTCCGACGAAGGTGGCTATGCTACCGGCTCGGACTTCTCCCTGAATGGCGGCTTGCACATGGGTTAA
- a CDS encoding cystathionine beta-lyase translates to MNKPALQTTMIHSDYEAPAGFEALSVPIHHASTILFKDLASMRARNWQEKNSYTYGLHGTPTSFALEGRLAEIEGGKYCRLAPSGLAAIAMVNFALLKSGDDLLIPENAYGPSGELGHWLRRDFGITVRTYDPLIGAGIADLILPNTRLIWTEAPGSVTMEVPDIPAICRAAHERGVPVALDNTWSAGLAFKPFAHGIDITMQALTKYQSGGSDVLMGAAITCDPELHQKIERAHMLLGLGVGMDDVYLILRSLPSMKLRFDAHDSAARKLAAWLQTRTEIATVLHPAFADCPGHENWKRDFTGAAGLFSVVFDPRYTEEQTDRFVESLQLFKIGFSWGGAASLCVPYRVHTMRKNWAHQGQLVRMNVGLEAVEDLIADMEQAFLRM, encoded by the coding sequence GTGAACAAGCCCGCTTTGCAAACCACCATGATTCACAGCGACTATGAGGCACCTGCCGGTTTTGAGGCTTTGTCCGTCCCTATCCATCACGCTTCCACTATTCTGTTCAAGGATCTGGCGTCCATGCGCGCCCGAAACTGGCAGGAAAAAAATTCCTATACCTACGGACTCCACGGCACGCCAACGTCCTTCGCGCTAGAGGGTCGGCTGGCCGAAATCGAAGGCGGCAAGTATTGCCGTCTGGCCCCGAGCGGTCTGGCGGCGATTGCGATGGTCAATTTTGCTTTGCTCAAAAGCGGTGACGATCTCCTGATACCGGAAAATGCCTATGGCCCAAGTGGCGAACTGGGTCATTGGCTGCGGCGCGATTTCGGCATCACGGTGCGGACCTACGATCCTCTGATCGGCGCGGGAATTGCCGATCTCATCCTTCCCAATACCCGGCTGATCTGGACCGAGGCACCCGGTTCGGTCACGATGGAAGTGCCGGATATTCCCGCCATTTGCCGCGCGGCGCATGAACGTGGCGTTCCGGTTGCGCTGGACAATACCTGGTCTGCCGGGCTGGCGTTCAAGCCGTTTGCGCATGGGATCGATATCACGATGCAGGCGCTGACCAAATATCAGTCGGGCGGGTCTGACGTGCTGATGGGCGCTGCGATCACCTGCGATCCGGAACTGCATCAAAAAATTGAGCGCGCCCATATGCTGCTGGGGCTGGGTGTGGGGATGGATGACGTGTACCTGATACTGCGCAGCTTGCCGAGCATGAAGCTGCGTTTCGACGCCCACGATAGCGCCGCCAGAAAGCTGGCTGCCTGGCTACAGACGCGTACCGAAATTGCCACTGTGCTGCACCCGGCCTTTGCCGATTGCCCCGGCCATGAAAACTGGAAGCGCGACTTTACGGGTGCCGCTGGCTTGTTTTCCGTCGTTTTCGACCCGCGCTATACGGAAGAGCAGACCGATCGCTTCGTCGAAAGCTTGCAGTTGTTCAAAATCGGCTTTAGCTGGGGCGGTGCTGCCAGCCTGTGCGTGCCTTATCGGGTGCATACGATGCGTAAAAACTGGGCGCATCAAGGTCAATTGGTTCGGATGAATGTCGGACTGGAAGCCGTTGAGGATTTGATTGCCGATATGGAGCAGGCATTTTTAAGAATGTAA
- the rimO gene encoding 30S ribosomal protein S12 methylthiotransferase RimO translates to MSIAPPLSPSSPPLTAPKIGFVSLGCPKALVDSEQILTQLRAEGYDTAASYEGADLVIVNTCGFIDAAVQESLDAIGEALSENGKVIVTGCLGAKKDTDGDDLIQKIHPKVLAVTGPHALTEVMQAVHIHLPKPHAPFFDLLPAQGVKLTPKHYAYLKISEGCNHRCSFCIIPSMRGDLVSRQVADIMLEAENLFKAGVKELLVISQDTSAYGVDMRFRMGFWNGKPVKTHMTQLVTALGELAQQYGAWVRLHYVYPYPHVDHIIPLMNGGHVLPYLDVPLQHAHPDVLKRMKRPASGEKNIERIQAWRALCPDLTIRSTFIAGFPGETEQEFEYLLDFLKEAQIDRLGCFAYSAVEGATANELANPVPEEVREERRGRVMLLQEEISKKRLQAKIGTTIRVLIDEVDRTGGIGRSSADAPEIDGVVYVKPPFEPHKKLTVGSFVDVTVTAADAHDLWAAA, encoded by the coding sequence ATGTCCATAGCTCCCCCGCTTTCTCCCTCATCCCCGCCACTCACCGCACCCAAGATAGGTTTCGTGTCCCTCGGCTGCCCCAAAGCGCTGGTGGATTCTGAACAAATCCTGACGCAGCTGCGCGCGGAAGGTTACGATACTGCCGCCTCTTATGAGGGAGCGGATCTGGTCATCGTCAATACCTGCGGTTTTATCGATGCAGCGGTGCAGGAATCGCTGGACGCCATTGGCGAAGCACTTAGCGAAAACGGCAAGGTCATCGTGACCGGCTGTCTCGGGGCAAAAAAAGACACCGATGGCGACGATCTGATCCAGAAAATCCATCCCAAGGTACTGGCCGTAACCGGCCCGCACGCGCTGACCGAAGTGATGCAGGCGGTGCATATTCACCTGCCCAAGCCGCATGCTCCGTTTTTCGATCTGCTGCCGGCGCAAGGCGTCAAGCTGACACCCAAGCATTACGCCTATCTGAAAATATCCGAAGGATGCAATCATCGCTGCAGTTTCTGCATCATTCCATCGATGCGCGGCGATCTGGTGTCGAGGCAAGTGGCCGACATCATGCTGGAAGCGGAAAATCTGTTTAAAGCCGGGGTCAAGGAATTGCTGGTGATTTCGCAAGATACCAGCGCTTACGGCGTTGACATGCGCTTCCGCATGGGATTCTGGAATGGTAAGCCGGTCAAAACCCACATGACGCAACTGGTGACCGCGCTCGGTGAACTGGCGCAGCAATACGGTGCCTGGGTGCGTCTGCATTATGTCTATCCTTACCCGCACGTCGATCACATCATTCCATTGATGAATGGCGGCCATGTATTGCCTTATCTCGATGTGCCGCTACAGCACGCGCATCCCGACGTGCTCAAGCGGATGAAGCGTCCCGCCAGCGGTGAAAAAAATATCGAGCGCATCCAGGCCTGGCGCGCACTTTGCCCTGACCTGACGATACGCTCCACCTTCATCGCCGGTTTTCCGGGCGAGACGGAACAGGAATTCGAATATCTGCTGGACTTCCTGAAGGAAGCGCAAATCGACCGCCTGGGCTGCTTTGCCTATTCGGCAGTCGAAGGCGCAACGGCGAACGAGCTGGCCAATCCGGTCCCCGAAGAAGTGCGTGAAGAGCGGCGCGGCCGCGTCATGCTGCTGCAAGAAGAAATTTCTAAGAAGCGCTTGCAGGCCAAGATCGGCACCACGATCCGGGTGCTGATTGACGAAGTTGATCGCACCGGCGGCATCGGTCGGTCCAGTGCCGATGCGCCTGAAATCGATGGCGTTGTCTACGTCAAGCCTCCGTTTGAACCGCATAAAAAACTGACTGTCGGCAGCTTTGTCGACGTCACCGTCACTGCCGCTGACGCGCATGACCTGTGGGCTGCGGCCTGA
- the flhC gene encoding flagellar transcriptional regulator FlhC, whose product MAKKSVITEAQDIQLAIELIRLGARLQLLESETSLSRERLLKLYKELKGISPPKGMLPFSTDWFITWQPNIHSSLFINIHKYLVDHASVTGVGAIMKAYQLYLEQVGHINSAEQAVLSLTRAWTLVRFFESKMLSTAPCSKCGGHFVVHRLDLHHGYLCGLCHMPSRAGKTKKAKDLAIEAVAIEILL is encoded by the coding sequence ATGGCGAAGAAAAGCGTAATCACGGAAGCACAGGACATTCAGTTAGCCATTGAACTGATCAGGCTTGGTGCGCGGCTGCAATTGCTGGAGTCAGAAACCTCGCTATCGCGTGAACGTCTGCTGAAGCTGTACAAGGAACTGAAAGGCATCTCGCCACCCAAGGGGATGCTGCCGTTTTCTACCGACTGGTTCATCACCTGGCAGCCGAATATCCATTCGTCGCTCTTCATCAATATCCATAAGTATCTGGTCGATCACGCCAGCGTGACTGGCGTCGGGGCGATCATGAAAGCCTATCAGCTCTATCTTGAGCAAGTCGGCCATATCAATAGTGCGGAACAAGCTGTGTTGTCGCTCACGCGCGCCTGGACTCTGGTGCGTTTCTTTGAAAGCAAAATGCTGAGCACGGCTCCCTGCAGCAAATGCGGCGGCCATTTCGTGGTGCATAGGCTGGACTTGCATCATGGCTATCTGTGCGGTTTGTGCCACATGCCTTCGCGTGCCGGCAAAACCAAGAAGGCTAAAGATCTTGCCATCGAAGCAGTCGCTATTGAAATACTCCTCTGA